The Brachyhypopomus gauderio isolate BG-103 chromosome 1, BGAUD_0.2, whole genome shotgun sequence genome includes a window with the following:
- the LOC143512582 gene encoding uncharacterized protein LOC143512582 isoform X3 — protein MDGHHGILDFYHHYKFYHFFAICFGLGCGLFFYRPYYSLVMPVILSLFSVFAFECVGVSCGLPPHTKKCKGPPFQRRDVVWGFTFALLVAVVHLSSYHVYTLSYGTGIAVFAIRGALRKYKAL, from the exons ATG GATGGACACCACGGTATTCTGGATTTCTACCATCACT ACAAATTTTATCATTTCTTTGCAATCTGCTTCGGGCTTGGGTGTGGACTGTTCTTCTACAGGCCATACTACT CTCTGGTGATGCCAGTGATTCTctctttgttctctgtgtttgcgttcgagtgtgtgggtgtgagctgTG GTTTGCCCCCACACACTAAAAAATGCAAAGGTCCACCGTTCCAAAGGAGGG ATGTAGTATGGGGCTTTACTTTTGCTCTGCTGGTGGCAGTGGTACATCTCAGCTCTTATCACG TCTACACTCTGTCTTATGGAACCGGCATCGCTGTGTTCGCCATTCGAGGAGCTCTACGGAAGTACAAAGCTTTATG A
- the LOC143512582 gene encoding uncharacterized protein LOC143512582 isoform X1, with protein sequence MDGHHGILDFYHHYKFYHFFAICFGLGCGLFFYRPYYSLVMPVILSLFSVFAFECVGVSCGLPPHTKKCKGPPFQRRDVVWGFTFALLVAVVHLSSYHVYTLSYGTGIAVFAIRGALRKYKALWYGRCKNRF encoded by the exons ATG GATGGACACCACGGTATTCTGGATTTCTACCATCACT ACAAATTTTATCATTTCTTTGCAATCTGCTTCGGGCTTGGGTGTGGACTGTTCTTCTACAGGCCATACTACT CTCTGGTGATGCCAGTGATTCTctctttgttctctgtgtttgcgttcgagtgtgtgggtgtgagctgTG GTTTGCCCCCACACACTAAAAAATGCAAAGGTCCACCGTTCCAAAGGAGGG ATGTAGTATGGGGCTTTACTTTTGCTCTGCTGGTGGCAGTGGTACATCTCAGCTCTTATCACG TCTACACTCTGTCTTATGGAACCGGCATCGCTGTGTTCGCCATTCGAGGAGCTCTACGGAAGTACAAAGCTTTATGGTATGGCCGTTGTAAGAACCGCTTCTGA